A genome region from Bacteroides stercoris ATCC 43183 includes the following:
- the groL gene encoding chaperonin GroEL (60 kDa chaperone family; promotes refolding of misfolded polypeptides especially under stressful conditions; forms two stacked rings of heptamers to form a barrel-shaped 14mer; ends can be capped by GroES; misfolded proteins enter the barrel where they are refolded when GroES binds), translated as MAKEILFNIDARDQLKKGIDTLANAVKVTLGPKGRNVIIEKKFGAPHITKDGVTVAKEVELADAYQNTGAQLVKEVASKTGDDAGDGTTTATVLAQAIVAEGLKNVTAGASPMDIKRGIDKAVAKVVESIKSQAEMVGDNYDKIEQVGTVSANNDPVIGKLIADAMRKVSKDGVITIEEAKGTDTTIGVVEGMQFDRGYLSAYFVTNTEKMECEMEKPYILIYDKKISNLKDFLPILEPAVQTGRPLLVIAEDVDSEALTTLVVNRLRSQLKICAVKAPGFGDRRKEMLEDIAVLTGGVVISEEKGLKLEQATIEMLGTADKVTVSKDNTTIVNGAGAKENIKERCEQIKAQIASTKSDYDKEKLQERLAKLSGGVAVLYVGAASEVEMKEKKDRVDDALRATRAAIEEGIVAGGGVAYIRALEALEGLKGDNADETTGIDIIKRAIEEPLRQIVANAGKEGAVVVQKVREGKADFGYNARTDVYENLHAAGVVDPAKVTRVALENAASIAGMFLTTECVIVEKKEDKPEMPMGAPGMGGMGGMM; from the coding sequence ATGGCAAAAGAAATATTATTCAATATCGATGCCCGCGACCAACTGAAGAAAGGTATCGATACACTGGCAAATGCAGTAAAAGTAACGCTCGGCCCGAAAGGACGTAACGTAATCATCGAAAAGAAGTTCGGCGCTCCCCACATCACAAAGGACGGTGTAACAGTAGCCAAAGAAGTGGAACTGGCCGATGCTTACCAGAATACCGGTGCACAACTGGTTAAGGAAGTTGCTTCCAAGACTGGTGACGATGCTGGTGACGGTACAACTACCGCTACCGTATTGGCTCAGGCTATCGTAGCCGAAGGCTTGAAGAACGTAACTGCCGGTGCAAGCCCTATGGATATCAAACGCGGTATCGACAAGGCTGTTGCCAAAGTGGTTGAGTCTATCAAGAGCCAGGCCGAGATGGTAGGTGACAACTATGATAAGATTGAACAGGTAGGTACGGTATCTGCCAACAACGACCCGGTTATCGGTAAGCTGATTGCAGACGCTATGCGTAAGGTTTCCAAAGATGGTGTTATCACTATCGAAGAGGCTAAGGGTACGGATACCACTATCGGTGTAGTAGAAGGTATGCAGTTCGATCGCGGTTATCTTTCCGCTTATTTCGTAACCAACACTGAAAAGATGGAATGCGAAATGGAGAAACCGTACATCCTGATTTACGATAAGAAGATTTCCAACCTGAAAGATTTTCTGCCTATCCTCGAACCGGCTGTACAGACTGGCCGTCCTCTGTTGGTAATTGCAGAAGATGTGGATAGCGAGGCTCTGACTACCTTGGTTGTGAACCGTCTGCGCTCTCAGTTGAAGATATGTGCTGTGAAGGCTCCGGGCTTCGGCGACCGCCGCAAGGAAATGCTGGAAGACATTGCCGTATTGACAGGCGGTGTTGTAATCAGCGAAGAAAAAGGCTTGAAACTGGAACAGGCTACTATCGAAATGTTGGGTACTGCCGACAAGGTAACTGTTTCTAAAGACAATACGACTATCGTGAACGGTGCCGGTGCAAAAGAAAACATCAAGGAGCGTTGCGAACAAATCAAGGCTCAGATTGCTTCTACCAAGTCCGACTATGACAAGGAGAAATTGCAGGAACGTCTTGCCAAGTTGTCAGGCGGTGTGGCTGTTCTTTACGTAGGTGCTGCTTCCGAAGTGGAAATGAAAGAGAAGAAAGACCGTGTAGACGATGCTCTCCGCGCTACTCGTGCCGCTATCGAAGAAGGTATCGTAGCAGGTGGTGGTGTGGCTTACATCCGTGCGCTCGAAGCATTGGAAGGTTTGAAGGGTGACAATGCCGACGAAACTACCGGTATCGACATCATCAAACGTGCCATCGAAGAGCCTTTGCGCCAGATTGTAGCCAACGCCGGTAAGGAAGGCGCTGTTGTAGTACAGAAAGTTCGTGAAGGCAAAGCCGACTTCGGTTACAATGCACGTACCGATGTTTACGAAAACCTGCACGCTGCCGGTGTGGTAGACCCTGCAAAGGTTACTCGTGTGGCTTTGGAAAATGCCGCTTCTATCGCAGGTATGTTCCTTACTACCGAATGTGTGATTGTCGAGAAGAAAGAAGATAAGCCCGAAATGCCGATGGGTGCTCCCGGAATGGGCGGTATGGGCGGAATGATGTAA
- a CDS encoding alpha-L-fucosidase has product MKTRIISLLLLFSLCSSGRSQPYQPTAENLQSRQEFRDSKFGIFLHWGLYCMLATGEWTMTNNNLNYKEYAKLAGGFYPSRFNAAKWVAAIKASGAKYICFTSRHHEGFSMFHTRYSDYNIVDATPFRRDVLKELADECHKQGIRLHLYYSHIDWYREDAPQGRTGRGTGRPDPSGDWNSYYAFMNNQLTELLTGYGKIGAIWFDGWWDQDRNPGFDWQLPGQYALIHRLQPACLIGNNHHRTPFEGEDIQIFERDLPGENKAGLSGQGVSNLPLETCETMNGMWGYKITDQNYKPAKTLIHYLVKAAGKDANLLMNIGPQPDGELPAVAMERLAEIGEWMKVYGETIYGTRGGCVAPHPWGVTTQKGNKLYVHILDLQDKALFLPLDGKRVKKAVGYTDRRPLKIQKCRDGVMLYLSEVPTDIDKVIELHLEE; this is encoded by the coding sequence ATGAAAACACGTATTATCTCATTATTGCTTCTGTTCTCTCTCTGCTCTTCCGGGAGGTCGCAACCTTATCAGCCTACGGCAGAAAACTTACAGTCGCGCCAGGAGTTCAGGGACAGCAAATTCGGCATTTTCCTGCATTGGGGACTGTACTGCATGTTGGCAACCGGAGAATGGACTATGACCAATAATAACCTGAATTATAAAGAATATGCCAAATTGGCGGGCGGATTTTATCCTTCCAGGTTCAATGCAGCCAAGTGGGTGGCGGCTATCAAGGCTTCCGGAGCAAAATATATTTGTTTCACTTCACGGCATCACGAGGGCTTTTCCATGTTTCATACCCGTTATTCCGATTATAATATTGTGGACGCCACTCCTTTCAGGCGGGATGTACTGAAGGAATTGGCGGATGAATGTCATAAGCAGGGGATTCGCCTGCATCTGTATTATTCACATATAGACTGGTATCGCGAGGATGCTCCGCAAGGGCGTACGGGGCGTGGAACCGGGCGTCCGGATCCTTCGGGAGACTGGAACAGCTATTACGCTTTTATGAATAACCAGTTGACGGAGTTGTTGACCGGTTACGGGAAAATAGGCGCAATATGGTTCGACGGCTGGTGGGATCAGGACCGGAATCCCGGTTTCGATTGGCAGTTGCCTGGACAATATGCGTTGATACACCGCCTGCAACCTGCCTGTCTGATTGGTAATAATCATCACCGGACACCTTTCGAGGGAGAAGATATACAGATTTTTGAGCGTGATTTGCCCGGTGAGAATAAGGCGGGACTTTCCGGACAAGGTGTCAGTAACTTGCCATTGGAAACGTGCGAGACAATGAATGGCATGTGGGGATATAAGATTACGGACCAAAACTATAAGCCGGCAAAAACTTTGATTCACTATCTGGTGAAGGCAGCCGGTAAGGATGCCAATCTCTTGATGAATATAGGTCCGCAGCCCGATGGCGAACTTCCGGCTGTTGCCATGGAGCGACTGGCAGAGATAGGAGAGTGGATGAAAGTGTACGGTGAAACTATTTACGGAACACGTGGCGGCTGTGTGGCTCCTCACCCTTGGGGAGTGACAACGCAGAAGGGAAATAAGCTGTATGTGCATATTCTGGATTTGCAGGATAAAGCGCTTTTCCTGCCTTTGGATGGAAAGCGCGTGAAGAAGGCTGTAGGTTATACCGACCGCCGGCCGCTGAAAATACAGAAATGCCGGGATGGTGTCATGCTTTATCTTTCCGAAGTCCCGACAGATATTGACAAAGTCATCGAACTGCACCTGGAAGAGTAG
- the hisS gene encoding histidine--tRNA ligase, which yields MAAKPSIPKGTRDFSPVEMAKRNYIFNTIRDVYHLYGFQQIETPSMEMLSTLMGKYGEEGDKLLFKIQNSGDYFSGLTDEELLSRNAAKLASKFCEKGLRYDLTVPFARYVVMHRDEITFPFKRYQIQPVWRADRPQKGRYREFYQCDADVVGSDSLLNEVELMQIVDTVFTRFGIRVCIKINNRKILSGIAEIIGESDKIVDITVAIDKLDKIGLDNVNAELKEKGISDEAIAKLQPIILLSGSNEEKLATLKQVLSASEEGLKGVEESEFILKTLSALGLKNEIELDLTLARGLNYYTGAIFEVKALDVQIGSITGGGRYDNLTGVFGMAGVSGVGISFGADRIFDVLNQLELYPKEAVNGTQLLFINFGEKEAAFSMNVLTQVRAAGIRAEIFPDSCKMKKQMGYANSKMIPFVALVGENEMNEGKVTLKNMETGEQKLITPEELVSELS from the coding sequence ATGGCAGCAAAACCAAGTATTCCAAAAGGAACCCGCGACTTTTCGCCCGTAGAAATGGCGAAGCGTAACTATATATTCAATACGATTCGTGATGTTTATCATCTTTATGGTTTCCAGCAGATAGAGACTCCTTCCATGGAAATGCTTTCCACCTTAATGGGGAAGTATGGTGAAGAAGGCGATAAACTGTTGTTCAAGATACAGAATTCGGGTGATTACTTTTCCGGTCTGACGGACGAGGAGCTGTTGAGCCGTAATGCCGCGAAGCTCGCAAGCAAGTTTTGTGAGAAAGGTCTGCGCTATGACCTTACCGTACCTTTTGCCCGTTATGTCGTGATGCACAGGGATGAAATCACGTTCCCTTTCAAGCGTTACCAGATTCAGCCGGTGTGGCGTGCCGACCGTCCGCAGAAGGGGCGTTATCGTGAGTTCTATCAATGCGATGCCGATGTGGTGGGCAGTGACTCCTTGCTGAATGAAGTGGAACTGATGCAGATAGTCGATACCGTATTTACGCGCTTCGGCATCCGTGTGTGTATTAAAATCAACAACCGCAAGATATTGAGCGGCATTGCCGAGATTATCGGTGAGTCCGATAAGATAGTGGACATTACCGTAGCGATTGACAAACTGGACAAGATAGGGCTGGACAATGTCAACGCCGAACTGAAAGAGAAGGGCATCAGTGATGAGGCCATTGCCAAGTTGCAGCCTATCATTTTGTTGAGCGGTAGTAACGAAGAGAAACTCGCTACACTGAAGCAGGTGCTTTCTGCCAGCGAAGAGGGCTTGAAGGGTGTGGAAGAGAGCGAATTTATCTTGAAGACGCTTTCCGCGCTTGGATTGAAGAACGAAATCGAGCTTGACCTGACGCTGGCTCGCGGCTTGAACTATTATACGGGTGCTATTTTTGAAGTAAAGGCGTTGGATGTACAGATTGGCAGCATTACCGGTGGCGGCCGTTATGACAACTTGACCGGTGTATTCGGCATGGCAGGTGTTTCGGGAGTGGGCATTTCGTTTGGTGCAGACCGCATATTCGATGTGCTGAACCAGCTTGAACTCTATCCGAAGGAAGCGGTGAACGGTACGCAGCTTCTGTTTATCAATTTTGGTGAGAAAGAAGCCGCCTTCTCTATGAATGTGCTTACCCAGGTACGTGCGGCAGGTATCCGTGCCGAAATCTTCCCCGATTCCTGCAAGATGAAGAAGCAGATGGGGTATGCCAACTCCAAGATGATTCCGTTTGTAGCTTTGGTGGGAGAAAACGAGATGAACGAGGGCAAGGTAACCTTGAAGAATATGGAGACGGGAGAGCAGAAATTGATTACCCCCGAAGAGTTGGTTAGCGAACTGAGTTAA
- a CDS encoding co-chaperone GroES, with product MNIKPLADRVLILPAPAEEKTIGGIIIPDTAKEKPLKGEVIAVGNGTKDEEMVLKVGDTVLYGKYAGTELEVEGTKYLIMRQSDVLAVLG from the coding sequence ATGAACATTAAACCATTAGCAGACAGAGTGCTGATACTCCCTGCACCTGCAGAAGAAAAGACAATTGGCGGTATCATTATTCCTGATACGGCAAAAGAAAAACCTTTGAAAGGTGAAGTTATCGCAGTAGGCAACGGAACTAAGGACGAAGAAATGGTGTTGAAGGTTGGTGATACGGTACTGTATGGCAAATATGCCGGTACGGAACTGGAAGTGGAAGGAACCAAGTACCTCATCATGCGTCAAAGCGACGTACTCGCTGTTTTGGGATAA
- a CDS encoding DNA alkylation repair protein has product MELKEQLKEIKTQLRLSMNGAVSQSMREKGLVYKLNFGVELPRIKSIASAYGKDHALAQALWKEDIRECKILAGLLQPVDSFLPEIADIWVENIRNIEIAELTCMNLFQHLPYAPAKSFHWIAAEDEYTQVCGFLTIARLLMKKGDMNERVENEFLDQAISAFLSGSYHVRNAALTAIRRFMQHGEENAFQVCRRVEGMGDSSSETERLLYNLVKEEVAL; this is encoded by the coding sequence ATGGAACTAAAAGAACAACTCAAAGAAATAAAAACCCAGCTCCGCCTTTCCATGAATGGGGCTGTGTCTCAAAGTATGCGTGAGAAAGGTTTGGTCTACAAACTTAACTTCGGCGTGGAACTGCCCCGTATCAAAAGTATTGCTTCTGCTTACGGGAAAGATCATGCCTTGGCGCAGGCACTTTGGAAAGAAGATATTCGCGAATGTAAAATATTGGCGGGATTGCTCCAGCCTGTCGACAGCTTCTTGCCCGAAATAGCGGACATATGGGTGGAGAACATCCGGAACATCGAGATTGCGGAACTTACCTGTATGAACCTGTTCCAACATCTTCCGTATGCTCCTGCGAAGTCTTTTCACTGGATTGCCGCTGAAGATGAATATACGCAGGTCTGCGGTTTCCTTACCATTGCCCGGCTGTTAATGAAAAAAGGCGATATGAACGAACGGGTGGAGAATGAATTCCTTGACCAGGCAATATCGGCGTTCCTCTCAGGCTCTTATCATGTGCGCAATGCCGCGCTGACCGCTATCCGCCGCTTCATGCAGCACGGCGAGGAAAATGCGTTTCAGGTTTGCCGCAGGGTAGAAGGCATGGGAGATTCCTCTTCGGAGACAGAACGGCTTCTTTATAATCTGGTAAAGGAAGAGGTGGCGTTATGA
- a CDS encoding threonine aldolase family protein: MRSFASDNNSGVHPLVMEALNRANRDHAVGYGDDVWTEEAVRKIREAFTPDCEPLFVFNGTGSNTVALQLCTRPYNSIICAETAHIYVDECGAPARMTGCQIRPVATPDGKLTPELVRPYLCHFGEQHHSQPGAFYISQCTELGTVYRPDEIRALTELAHRHGMYVHMDGARLANACAALNLSFRQLTVDCGIDILSFGGTKNGLMLGESVIIFNPALKKEACFVRKQSAQLASKLRYLSCQFTAYLTDDLWLKNASHANRMAQLLYAGLKELPGVRFTQKVESNQLFLTMPRPVIDNLLKDYFFYFWNEEENEIRFVTSFDTTEQDIEELLRAIRRYCH, encoded by the coding sequence ATGAGAAGTTTTGCTTCAGATAATAATTCGGGGGTGCATCCTTTGGTAATGGAAGCGCTGAATAGGGCCAATCGGGACCATGCAGTGGGATATGGTGATGATGTATGGACGGAAGAGGCTGTCCGCAAAATCAGGGAAGCTTTTACTCCGGATTGCGAACCGTTGTTTGTATTCAATGGAACCGGCAGCAATACTGTTGCCTTACAGTTATGCACGCGTCCTTATAATTCGATAATATGTGCGGAAACTGCGCATATTTATGTAGATGAGTGCGGCGCTCCTGCCCGCATGACAGGCTGTCAGATTCGTCCGGTTGCCACTCCCGACGGAAAGCTGACTCCTGAGTTGGTACGTCCTTATCTTTGTCATTTCGGCGAGCAGCATCATTCCCAGCCGGGAGCTTTTTATATCTCGCAATGTACGGAGCTGGGCACTGTCTACCGGCCCGATGAAATCCGTGCGTTGACGGAACTGGCGCACCGGCACGGCATGTACGTCCATATGGACGGCGCCCGTCTGGCAAATGCCTGTGCGGCCCTTAACCTTAGCTTCAGGCAGTTGACGGTAGATTGCGGCATTGATATTCTTAGTTTTGGCGGAACGAAAAACGGGTTGATGCTTGGAGAAAGTGTAATTATCTTTAATCCGGCTTTAAAGAAAGAGGCTTGTTTTGTACGCAAGCAGTCGGCACAGCTCGCATCGAAACTCCGTTACCTGTCCTGTCAGTTTACTGCTTATCTCACGGACGACCTTTGGTTGAAGAACGCTTCACATGCCAATCGTATGGCGCAGCTTTTATATGCCGGATTGAAAGAGTTGCCCGGAGTACGTTTTACGCAGAAAGTGGAAAGTAACCAACTGTTCCTGACAATGCCCCGTCCGGTAATTGACAACTTGTTGAAAGACTACTTCTTCTACTTCTGGAATGAAGAAGAGAATGAGATACGTTTCGTTACCTCTTTTGACACTACGGAACAGGATATAGAAGAACTGCTACGCGCCATTAGACGTTATTGTCATTAA
- a CDS encoding zinc metallopeptidase, which produces MGTGMIGMQWIIFIGVAVVSWLVQMNLQSKFKKYSKIPTGNGMTGADVALKMLHDNGIYDVTVTHTPGHLTDHYNPANKTVNLSESVYNSNSIMAAAVAAHECGHAVQHARAYAPLTMRSKLVPVVSFASNIMTWVLLGGILMLNTFPQLLLAGIILFAMTTLFSFITLPVEINASKRALVWLSSSGITNARNHTQAEDALRSAAYTYVVAALGSLATLVYYIMIFMGRRE; this is translated from the coding sequence ATGGGAACAGGAATGATAGGCATGCAATGGATTATCTTTATCGGGGTGGCTGTGGTCAGTTGGCTGGTACAGATGAACCTGCAGAGTAAATTCAAGAAATATTCTAAAATCCCCACCGGCAACGGAATGACGGGAGCCGATGTGGCTTTGAAGATGCTGCACGATAACGGCATCTACGATGTAACCGTAACACATACTCCGGGTCACTTGACAGACCATTACAACCCTGCCAATAAGACCGTCAACCTTAGCGAAAGCGTTTATAACAGCAACAGCATTATGGCGGCGGCCGTTGCCGCCCATGAGTGCGGACATGCCGTGCAGCATGCACGCGCCTATGCACCGCTTACGATGCGTAGCAAACTGGTGCCTGTGGTTTCGTTTGCTTCTAACATTATGACGTGGGTACTGTTGGGCGGTATCCTGATGCTGAACACTTTTCCGCAGTTGCTGCTGGCAGGTATCATCCTGTTTGCCATGACTACACTGTTCAGCTTCATCACCCTTCCGGTGGAAATCAATGCGAGCAAGCGTGCATTGGTATGGTTGAGCAGTTCCGGCATTACGAATGCCCGCAATCATACACAGGCGGAAGACGCGCTTCGTTCGGCGGCTTATACGTATGTGGTAGCTGCGCTCGGTTCATTGGCAACGCTTGTTTACTACATAATGATATTCATGGGACGCAGAGAATAA
- a CDS encoding adenylosuccinate synthase — protein sequence MKVDILLGLQWGDEGKGKVVDVLTPRYDVVARFQGGPNAGHTLEFEGQKYVLRSIPSGIFQGDKVNIIGNGVVLDPALFKAEAEALEASGHNLKERLHISKKAHLILPTHRILDAAYEAAKGDAKVGTTGKGIGPTYTDKISRNGVRVGDILHDFDKKYAAAKARHEQILKGLNYEYDLSELEKAWFEGIEYLKQFKFVDSEHEINGLLSDGKSVLCEGAQGTMLDIDFGSYPFVTSSNTICAGACTGLGIAPNKIGEVYGIFKAYCTRVGAGPFPTELFDKTGDQICTLGHEFGSVTGRKRRCGWIDLVALKYAIMVDGVTKLIMMKSDVLDSFETIKACVAYKVNGEEIDYFPFDIEGVEPVYVELPGWQTDMTKMQSEDEFPEEFNAYLSFLEEQLGVPVKIVSVGPDREQTIERYTEE from the coding sequence ATGAAAGTAGACATTCTATTAGGATTACAATGGGGCGACGAAGGCAAAGGCAAAGTCGTTGATGTATTAACTCCGAGATACGATGTAGTGGCACGTTTTCAAGGCGGCCCGAACGCCGGTCATACATTGGAGTTTGAAGGTCAGAAATATGTGCTCCGTTCCATTCCTTCGGGAATCTTCCAGGGTGATAAGGTGAATATCATCGGTAACGGTGTAGTGCTCGACCCGGCACTGTTCAAGGCGGAAGCGGAAGCATTGGAAGCATCCGGTCATAATTTGAAGGAACGCTTGCATATTTCCAAGAAAGCACACCTCATCCTGCCCACGCACCGCATTCTGGATGCTGCCTATGAAGCTGCAAAAGGAGATGCCAAAGTGGGAACTACCGGCAAGGGCATCGGTCCTACCTATACGGACAAGATTAGCCGCAACGGTGTACGTGTAGGTGATATCCTGCACGATTTCGACAAGAAGTATGCTGCTGCCAAAGCCCGTCACGAGCAAATCCTGAAAGGCTTGAATTACGAATATGATTTGAGCGAATTGGAAAAGGCATGGTTCGAGGGTATCGAATACCTGAAGCAGTTCAAGTTTGTGGACAGCGAACATGAAATAAACGGTCTGCTGTCGGACGGAAAGTCTGTTTTGTGCGAAGGTGCGCAAGGTACGATGCTCGATATTGATTTCGGTTCTTATCCGTTTGTCACTTCTTCCAATACCATTTGTGCAGGAGCTTGCACGGGCTTGGGCATAGCTCCCAATAAGATTGGCGAAGTGTACGGTATCTTCAAGGCATATTGTACGCGTGTGGGTGCAGGTCCGTTCCCGACGGAACTGTTCGACAAGACCGGTGACCAGATTTGTACGCTGGGACATGAATTCGGTTCGGTAACCGGACGTAAGCGCCGTTGCGGATGGATTGACCTGGTAGCCTTGAAGTATGCCATTATGGTAGACGGCGTAACCAAGCTCATCATGATGAAGAGCGATGTGCTCGACTCATTCGAAACAATCAAAGCCTGTGTGGCATATAAGGTCAACGGTGAGGAAATCGATTACTTCCCGTTCGATATCGAAGGTGTGGAACCGGTGTACGTGGAATTGCCCGGCTGGCAGACGGATATGACAAAGATGCAGAGCGAAGACGAATTCCCCGAAGAATTCAACGCTTATCTGTCGTTCCTGGAAGAGCAGCTCGGTGTGCCTGTGAAGATTGTATCTGTAGGTCCCGACCGCGAACAGACCATCGAACGCTATACGGAGGAATAA
- a CDS encoding Fur family transcriptional regulator, giving the protein MESQNVKDTVRQIFTEYLNMNGHRKTPERYAILDTIYSIDGHFDVDTLYSLMADQENFRVSRATLYNTIILLINARLVIKHQFGNSSQYEKCYNRDTHHHQICTQCGKVTEFQNEELQHAIENTRLSRFNLTHYSLYMYGLCSKCDRANKRKKKNNNHKKEK; this is encoded by the coding sequence ATGGAAAGTCAGAACGTGAAAGATACGGTTAGACAGATATTCACCGAATATCTCAATATGAACGGGCATCGCAAGACTCCCGAACGCTATGCCATACTCGACACTATTTATTCCATAGACGGCCATTTCGATGTTGACACGCTTTATTCGCTGATGGCAGACCAGGAGAATTTCAGAGTGAGCCGTGCGACGCTGTACAACACCATCATATTGCTTATCAATGCCCGGCTGGTTATCAAGCATCAGTTCGGAAATTCCTCTCAATACGAAAAATGCTATAACCGTGATACGCATCATCACCAAATCTGCACGCAGTGCGGCAAGGTTACCGAATTCCAGAACGAGGAATTGCAGCATGCCATTGAGAATACCAGGTTGAGCCGCTTTAACTTGACGCATTATTCGCTGTACATGTACGGCTTGTGTAGCAAGTGCGACCGCGCAAACAAAAGAAAGAAGAAAAATAATAACCATAAGAAAGAGAAATGA
- a CDS encoding glutamine synthetase family protein has protein sequence MEQDFSMHANPLVAKLQKPASEFTKADIVSYIKENGITMVNFMYPAADGRLKTLNFVINDAAYLDAILTCGERVDGSSLFPFIEAGSSDLYVIPRFCTAFIDPFAEQPTLSMLCSFFNKDGEPLESSPEHTLRKACRAFTEVTGMEFQAMGELEYYVISEDSGMFPATDQRGYHESAPYAKFNEFRTECMAYIAQAGGQIKYGHSEVGNFTLDGKIYEQNEIEFLPVRAEQAADQLMIAKWIIRNLAYQYGYDITFAPKITAGKAGSGLHIHMRIMKDGKNQMLKDGVLSETARKAIAGMMELAPSITAFGNTNPTSYFRLVPHQEAPTNICWGDRNRSVLVRVPLGWSAKTDMCMIANPLEAPSNYDTTQKQTVEMRSPDGSADLYQLIAGLAVACRCGFEMPDALEIADKTYVNVNIHKKENEDKLKQLAQLPDSCVASADCLEKQRAAFEKYNVFSPAMIDGIISKLRAYEDRTLRSEVQDSPEEMLKLVEKYFHCG, from the coding sequence ATGGAACAAGATTTCTCAATGCATGCCAATCCGTTGGTGGCCAAGCTTCAAAAACCGGCTTCCGAATTTACAAAAGCCGACATCGTTTCTTATATAAAGGAGAATGGAATCACTATGGTGAACTTCATGTATCCTGCTGCCGACGGGCGGTTGAAAACTTTGAACTTTGTCATTAACGATGCCGCATATCTCGATGCGATACTTACGTGCGGGGAGCGTGTGGACGGTTCCAGCCTGTTTCCTTTCATTGAAGCGGGCAGCAGCGATTTATATGTAATCCCCCGCTTCTGTACGGCTTTTATAGATCCGTTTGCCGAGCAGCCTACGCTTTCCATGCTCTGCTCTTTCTTCAATAAAGACGGCGAACCGCTGGAAAGTTCTCCCGAACACACTCTGCGCAAGGCGTGCCGGGCATTTACGGAAGTAACCGGTATGGAGTTCCAGGCCATGGGCGAATTGGAGTATTACGTCATTTCGGAAGACAGCGGCATGTTCCCGGCTACCGACCAGCGTGGTTATCACGAGTCTGCTCCGTATGCCAAGTTCAATGAATTCCGTACCGAGTGTATGGCATACATCGCACAAGCCGGCGGACAAATTAAGTACGGGCATTCCGAAGTGGGTAACTTCACCCTTGACGGCAAGATATACGAGCAGAATGAAATCGAATTTCTGCCGGTACGTGCCGAGCAGGCAGCCGACCAGTTGATGATTGCCAAATGGATTATCCGTAACCTTGCTTACCAGTATGGATACGACATCACTTTCGCTCCGAAAATAACGGCAGGAAAGGCCGGTTCCGGATTGCATATTCACATGCGCATCATGAAGGACGGAAAGAATCAGATGCTGAAAGACGGCGTACTTTCCGAAACAGCCCGCAAGGCGATTGCGGGAATGATGGAGCTGGCTCCTTCCATTACCGCATTCGGCAATACGAATCCTACTTCTTATTTCCGCCTTGTTCCTCATCAGGAAGCGCCTACCAATATCTGCTGGGGCGACCGCAACCGTTCCGTATTGGTACGTGTGCCGTTGGGATGGTCGGCAAAGACCGATATGTGCATGATTGCCAATCCTCTGGAAGCGCCGAGCAATTACGACACCACTCAAAAGCAGACGGTAGAGATGCGTTCACCGGACGGTTCAGCCGATTTGTACCAACTGATTGCAGGACTGGCTGTAGCTTGCCGCTGCGGTTTTGAGATGCCGGATGCTTTGGAAATTGCGGATAAGACTTATGTGAACGTGAATATCCACAAGAAAGAAAACGAAGACAAACTGAAACAACTGGCTCAGTTGCCCGACAGTTGTGTCGCTTCTGCCGATTGTCTGGAAAAACAGCGTGCCGCTTTCGAGAAATACAATGTCTTCAGTCCTGCCATGATTGATGGAATTATCAGTAAGTTGCGTGCTTATGAGGATAGGACTTTGCGTAGCGAAGTGCAGGATAGTCCGGAAGAGATGCTGAAACTGGTTGAGAAGTATTTCCATTGCGGGTAA